The sequence TCAATGGGGCTGGAAAGCCCCACTCCAGCACCTATTCACCAAGTGTCCCAAAGACTTCTGCTAAAGAGACTCAGAAATCTGCTGCTGAGCACAAAGCCAAAAAGTCTCCTCCTCATCCTAGCCATTCCAGGCCTGGGCCCATGGCCACCCCACACAATAAGGCCAAGAGTCCAGGTGTCCGGCAGCCAGGCAGCAGTTCCAGCTCAGCCCCTGGGCGGCCTAGCACAGGGACTACTCGGCCCACAGTTAATTCTGGCCCTGTGCCCAGGCGCCAGAATGGCAGCTCTAGCTCAGGACCTGAGCGATCAGTCAGTGGGATCAGGAGGCCAGCCGCTGACTTAAATCCCCATGGACGGACAGTCAGTGGTGCAGGTGACCTTGGACGACCTGCAAGTAGCTCAAGTGGGCCTGGGCGACCTGTCAGTGGCTCCAGTGGTTCTGGGAGATCTGTGGGCAGCTCTGGTGGCCCTGGGCGGCCTGTGAGCAGTCCACAAGACCTTCGACGACCAGTGAGTGGCTCAGGACCCCCAGGGCGGTCAGTTGGTGGCCCTGGGCGATCAGTAAGTGGCCCAATTCCAGCTGGACGGACAGTCAGCAGTTCAGGCCCCGGAAGACCAGTGAGCAGCTTGGGACCTGGGCGAACAGTTAGTACCTCAGGTGCCCCTCTGAAGCCCAAATGCACTGTTGTCTCAGAAACAATTTCTTCCAAGAATATAATCAGTCGGCCCAGcaatggacagatgaatggaatgAAGCCTTCCTTATCTGGCTACAGATCTGCCCAAGGTAAAATCTCCCCTCACCCTGAAAGTATTTATCACTAGGAAAATAGAAAGACTACTTTGTTTTATATAACCAAAGACCCTGTGATCTCTTCTATGTGCTTTTTAATGGACTCTTGGGTTGATAGAATCTTGATGTTTTGTCTTTCCTGTGGCAGAGTTCCTTTAGTGATCATGCCTTAGAAAAGTCTTTAAAAGACTTATCTTGGGCCCTCTGTGTTCATCCCTGTATGTCTCCAAGTGCGATAAACTTAGCTATGTGATTTGTAAAACAGGGTGAGTGTATAATGCCTTATGTGGTTCAATGAATGAATTCATCTTTACCTCTTCTTAAAGACTAGAGAGACCTGTCTTCAAAGACTGGAGTCTATTTGTAAGCCTTTTTGTGCATTATTTATCCATCAGTTATTGTTAAGTAgccactgtgtgccaggaactattTTAGACTGCCCTTATGTTTTTGCTCTTTATAGTGGGCAACATCAAGGCCCTAGCTCCTGGTCCTTAGGAATCTACTGTCCCAAGATACAGGATCATTGGTGGCACCTACTAGCTGCTAGGTCATAGTTTCTTGTCTGGAGTCATTTTTGATTGACACAACTGGGGCTGTGATGCTGCTGGCATCTACTAGAGGCAAGGGATGCTATTATCCTATAATGCACAGGATGACTTCCTCACAGCCAAGAaatatctggcccaaaatgtcagagTGCTGAAGTTAAATTCTGAGCTAATGAGACAAGCCATGCATATTATAAACAACTGAAGAACGACAAAGGGAGTGTCTATAATCAAGGGCTAGGAAGCAGTTGTTCCCAGATGCTAGTCTCTTGGTCTTTTGCAGATTTTTTAATCAGTCTTCtggtaaaataacaaaaataagggTAATGTGGTGAGTCTTTTCCTTAGAGTCAGACTTGTGCAGTTTGAACAAATACCCATAATTCTGAGCATCTTTCATACTTCACtggacttttaaaaactttaatgaaaTTATGGTGATAATAGATGGTAGATTTACCTTTGGTGTCTTTTCTTGGCAAGATTAAGAATTAGTGATCCTTtagttatttgtaattttttaaagaaattttaccagtcttttaaatacagaagaatggGAACTACTAAACTAGAAAGTGTAAATGACAGTTCTAGTAAGCCCTGAAATAAACAGGAATTCTATCTCTTATGGATACCATGAAGCAGCAAGGATGATGTAGTAATGAGTTCATGCTGTGGGCCAGCTTGCTGGCTCTGGTTTTGAGGCTACCGTCTTAATGAATTCTCAAAATCTCAGTTTACATAGGACTTTGTTGGGACTATTAAGTTTTAATGGTCTTATAATGGCTTTTCTGTTCTTAGGTCCTCAAAGGCTTCCCTTCCCTAGTGGTTACAAAAGGCAGCGAGAGTatgaagaggaggaagatgatgaTGAGTATGACTCTGAAATGGAAGATTTTATCGAAGATGAAGGAGAACCTCAGGAAGAAATATCCAGGCACATTCGAGAAATCTTTGGCTATGACCGAAAAAAGTAAGGCTAAAGAAGATTTagatatatatactttttattttgaataatccaagctatggggaaaaaaataaacagtagtAGAGGTATTGAATACAATTCTTAATTAGGAATCCTTGGATATTGTTTAGATTTACTTTTTTGGCACTTAATATTTAAGAATTAATGCAGAATTATTTGTGTAGTTACTTACATGAGGGCTAAAAAATATCCCCTTTTAACTGTTGTCCTTAAAAGATGTAGATTTAATGAGATTGAAGCAGCTTAGTGTGGTAGAAATGGATTGGCTTGGAAATCAGAAAGCCATCCACAGAGCTATGTTGAAAGCTGGTCTGATCTGACACCTGCTTTTCTTTGGTGTAAAAAGCTGTGCTACTCAAAAGTGTGGTACCAGTCCCTCCCTATGCATGGTTTCAcatccacggattcaaccaatcatggattgtgtagtactgtagtgtGAGAAAAAATCTTGTACAAGTGGACCCgcgcagttcaaacccatgttgttcaagggccaacgaTATGTGTAAAACAGATGGGCCTTATCACAGTGCTTATCAGCCAGTGATTGCTTATCAATCAGTGATTGCTATCTCCTTTGAAGTCATGGATATGAGAAATTAGAAGGCAGTAATAAgaaaggtctttttaaaaaaagtagaaggaagaaCTGGATTAAAAATCAGATCTAAAAATCTAATCCTGGTAGTATCATAAGCTGTCTCTATGTTTTTGGTCAAGCCGTTATCCTATCTGCTTCAGTCTATTCTGTTCTGAAGTCCATGAAGCTCAAGTGAAATTAATATATACCAAATAGTTTTCATATATATTGTGCTTTCACAATTTTAATATAAACAATCATGTAAATAGAAGTGAGTGAGTTGAGCAAACAGTGTTGGATTGGTTTCATCAACATTAGATTCAGGAATAGTTGCTTTCTGGAAGCATTAAGGGTTCATttaatttgtctttatttcaGAAATCCCTTTATCCAACCTCTGCCCACTTCATTCCCTGCCAAGCAAGGAGGAATGATCCTAAATGTGTGTTTGATTTAGTTATAAAGATGCTGATTTTAAAAACAGGAGGCTTTAGTTCCATTAgaaaattgaatttttcttttttttctaacaatttttattttctcttatcagATACAAAGATGAAAGCGATTATGCCTTACGTTACATGGAGAGTAGTTGGAaagagcagcagaaggaagaagcAAAGAGGTAAGCACAAAATGTAATACATTTGTGCAGAAATGTCCTAAAAATTCTTTACTGTTTCCTGTTTCAGTTGCATTGGGAGCAGGGGCTTGGGGCCACTCGGTTTGAATTCCAGTCCTGCTTACTTGCTATGGAGCTTTAGTCAAATTCCTatgaaatgttttcttatttgtaaaatgagaatatgcTTTTTACTCATTGAGGTATCATGAGGATTAAGATAGTGTGTACAAGTTGCCTAGTGCAGTGCCTCAGCCATGtaggcacacagtaaatgctaGAGGCCTCCCCTGGTCCCATTGTagcatgtttttctttcctcatcCTTAACTCCCTTTTCACATCCAACATCTCAGTCTTGCTAACCTGTACCtctgctggcctcagggacctaaTGAGGGATATGAAATTCCCTCTGTTTAATTCCTGTTTGGCTTCCTGATATCAAACAAATGATAATTTCTTGGGAGGGGTAACAAGTGATTATTTCATTATAGTGTTACCTTGGTGAAATAATTCACCTCATTCTCAACCCAGAATCCAGAATATTAATTTAAACCTTTCTCCCGCTTGCCCTCCCCATTCTAACTAGATAAAATATCAAACTAAAGTGTTATGAAGGGACAAGAATAGAATGTTACTTATTGAATGtttcttgttctttatttttaaaagctggtaACTTACATTTTATTACCGTAATGGGAATATTAAGATGTTTTGTCTTGAGGTTGTATATGAGGTCTTTTTTCCACTGTAACTTTAGTCAGTGGCAGTGGctcctgggaaaaaaaattcatgcttAGTCCTGTTTTCAATGGTAAAGCCTTGAGGCATTTCGAGTGCATCAGCACATTCCATGTAAGCTCCCAGTTGAAttttcattcttgcttttttAAAGAGAGTGGTAATTTCATGTGTACTGAAAAATACCCCATTTTTTCTCGACAGTTTAAGACTAGGTATGCAAGAGGATTTAGAGGAAATGAGAcgtgaggaagaagaaatgagacGTCGAAAGGCCAAGAAGTTGAAGAAGCGTTAGctgctgcttttatttatttttgtgaaattcTGAAGATATTCTGCTGCAAGGAAGTCCTGCCTTCAGACTGAAGAAGCCCCCTTATTGTTTTAGAATTATACTTGGGTACTCAAAGAGAAGGAATGCAtactgtcatctgtctgcaggcTGTCGTTTGAgcataaagtattttaaaatactttccagGGTGGAATCTATAATGCAGATGATACAATGCCCAGTGAGTGCTCTTACGAAACTAACTGTTCACAGGTGCCAGCCTTGGTCCTGATGAGCTATGCACTCTGATGTGGGGCCCCTCACAGGTCATCCAATCTTGTATTGTTTCTTTGCtactctaaaaaggaaaaaaaaaggattgccTCTTTACTTCCATAATTCTGCTGATGTGTGAGTACAGCACTGCCTGGCTCCCAATcaaatttattttgtctttttgtgagGAACCTGGCCCTTCCATGAATGTTGCCAGCAAAAAGTGACCTGTCATAAATGTTTGGTTTGAGAACTTGAAAATCTAGAGTAGGTGTTACAATTATATGGATATCATCTTTGTGACTTTGAAgttaaaaagtagaataaattgTATTGTATTCTGCATTATCCACGGATTGGATGCTGAGCATTCTTATTCACTAATTTAGGTGATTAGGCAATTAGCAAAAATTTTTCCAAGTTAAAATACAAGTTATGCCATTTTGTATAAGGATATTCTTTTCCAAGTTTTACTTTCAGGTTTACTGTTATGTTGGCTTTAGTGTAAAATAGACAAGGTCACTGTGCTGATTGATTTTTAtctaaaaaattcatttttatattgaaggaaaaaattcttattttgttcaAACATTAGATTTGGATgagtaatagtttaaaaaaataaggaagtgaCATGTGaggctcccttcctccccattTCCCTGCCCCATTATATTTTGGAATCCAAGGTGCCCCATACCTTTTGGTGTTAATGACTGCATTTTTATCTAAAATTCCTTGGTAATTAATggcaaaaaccaaaaactaagTTCATGTATATTAAGATCACCTTCTCTTTTTGCCCATATTGCACTTTTATTTCAAACTATGCACTGTGAAGAGACTTTTTCCCAGGTAGGAAACGATGTTCCCTGTTACTGGTGTTTACTAGGCTGTGGAACTTCTTCGTTCTCACCTTTTTTCAAGTCATATCTATAGACTTGTTATATCTCTTAAGCCTCAAGTCCAAGCAATTCCAATCAAGCTGACCTAAGTTCTGGATAGAGAGAAGCCAAATCTCAAGGAGAGTCAGCAACAGAAAATGAGATAACGGTGATGCTAGAGAGCCTTTGTCCTTGACCCATAAGTGGAGGGTAGGGTACTGTGGGACATAAGCTTATAGAACAGTTCTACAATAAACATTGTGGCTATCTTAAGCCATTGGTCAGTGGGGATTAGGAAGTAGGAGAGGCTGTCCTACAAGAATCCTTACTCTTCAACAGGTCTGAAAGTTGTTTTTGTGTATTCCTTTTTATCCATAAAGCTTTCTGTATTCTCAAGTTTGGGTGTTAAGATTACCACTGTTAGCCTCCCTTAATGGGATGACCAGGTGACTCAGTCCTTTTAAGACTGACTCATTTTGAACTGAGTTTCAGACTTTAAAAATGCAAGGATTTAATTTTGAAGTTGAATCCTATGAAAGGTGTCTTCATCACTAGGAATAACACCCTTCTAATGATCACATAGAACTGTTAAACACTGATGGCAGAAAATCCTCTTGACTGCCTTTCACCTATCTCAGATACCTTCAGTGAAATTGGCTC is a genomic window of Camelus bactrianus isolate YW-2024 breed Bactrian camel chromosome 10, ASM4877302v1, whole genome shotgun sequence containing:
- the SPTY2D1 gene encoding protein SPT2 homolog isoform X2, producing MAKRTKDNFHGYNGIPVEEKSRKRQAVESHTSQGTEQEYEMEEDEYLEYNQAESEQDYEEEQEPPKVESKPKVPLKSAPPPMNFTDLLRLAEKKQYEPVEIKVVKKTEERPMTAEELREREFLEQKRKKKKAETDARQPPTKKVPSHKESVGTKLSKGSGDKHPSSKGTPLPHAEKKSRPSTANEKYSGLSSSKSMPGERTKVVSGNCSQPLLREGRDRPVFNGAGKPHSSTYSPSVPKTSAKETQKSAAEHKAKKSPPHPSHSRPGPMATPHNKAKSPGVRQPGSSSSSAPGRPSTGTTRPTVNSGPVPRRQNGSSSSGPERSVSGIRRPAADLNPHGRTVSGAGDLGRPASSSSGPGRPVSGSSGSGRSVGSSGGPGRPVSSPQDLRRPVSGSGPPGRSVGGPGRSVSGPIPAGRTVSSSGPGRPVSSLGPGRTVSTSGAPLKPKCTVVSETISSKNIISRPSNGQMNGMKPSLSGYRSAQGPQRLPFPSGYKRQREYEEEEDDDEYDSEMEDFIEDEGEPQEEISRHIREIFGYDRKKYKDESDYALRYMESSWKEQQKEEAKSLRLGMQEDLEEMRREEEEMRRRKAKKLKKR
- the SPTY2D1 gene encoding protein SPT2 homolog isoform X1, with the protein product MDFREILLIASKAQGVNNIPKRYSLAVGPPKKDPKVKGVQSAAVQAFLRRKEEELRQKALEEKKRKEDLVKKRIELKHDKKARAMAKRTKDNFHGYNGIPVEEKSRKRQAVESHTSQGTEQEYEMEEDEYLEYNQAESEQDYEEEQEPPKVESKPKVPLKSAPPPMNFTDLLRLAEKKQYEPVEIKVVKKTEERPMTAEELREREFLEQKRKKKKAETDARQPPTKKVPSHKESVGTKLSKGSGDKHPSSKGTPLPHAEKKSRPSTANEKYSGLSSSKSMPGERTKVVSGNCSQPLLREGRDRPVFNGAGKPHSSTYSPSVPKTSAKETQKSAAEHKAKKSPPHPSHSRPGPMATPHNKAKSPGVRQPGSSSSSAPGRPSTGTTRPTVNSGPVPRRQNGSSSSGPERSVSGIRRPAADLNPHGRTVSGAGDLGRPASSSSGPGRPVSGSSGSGRSVGSSGGPGRPVSSPQDLRRPVSGSGPPGRSVGGPGRSVSGPIPAGRTVSSSGPGRPVSSLGPGRTVSTSGAPLKPKCTVVSETISSKNIISRPSNGQMNGMKPSLSGYRSAQGPQRLPFPSGYKRQREYEEEEDDDEYDSEMEDFIEDEGEPQEEISRHIREIFGYDRKKYKDESDYALRYMESSWKEQQKEEAKSLRLGMQEDLEEMRREEEEMRRRKAKKLKKR